A stretch of the Acanthopagrus latus isolate v.2019 chromosome 9, fAcaLat1.1, whole genome shotgun sequence genome encodes the following:
- the wdr3 gene encoding WD repeat-containing protein 3, with product MGLTKQYLRYAASAVFGVIGSQKANIAYVTLRGGEKGRYVAVAACEQVFIWDVRKGEKVLILQGLKHEVTFLCPSPDGIHIAVGYEDGAVRIFSLLNGESNVSFNGHKSAVSVIRYDKLGARLVTGSKDTDVIVWDIINECGLYRLKGHKDVITEALFLKDKNLLVTSSKDSFVKWWDLDTQHCFKTMVGHRSEVWGMALLNQENRLLTGSADSELRAWDISYLEEEKAEGEPKVKKGKSLLDDDDDEDSEEGVDESLEERILRCKKAGSILREARDRVVSLTADAKARVIACHGNDSVLELFTVLSEEEVQKKMTKKLKKAKKKAAKAQEDAGEEAAEPVVERMLKDEIIRLTNIKASAKIRWAECLSCAGGELKVALLLQNNTIETYSLKTSDKTPVANKTARLTLGGHRTDVRTLAFSSDNLAILSASGDTVKVWNRSTLQVVRTMACEYALCSLFVPGDRQIILGTKSGKLQIFELASGSLLETVDAHDGALWSLCLAPDQRGIVTGSADKTVKFWDFELIKDQGTGQKRLTVKHTRTLQLEEDVLCVKFSPDHRLLAVSLLDCTVKIFYTDTLKFFLSLYGHKLPVLCLDISHDSTLIATGSADRNVKIWGLDFGDCHRSMFAHDDSVMFLQFVPKTHLFYTAGKDKKIKQWDADKFEHIQTLEGHHREVWCLTISPNGDHIVSSSHDKSLRLWERTREPIILEEEREMEREAEFEESLAKGDAPVVPGETEGEAAPAGKKTVETVKAAERIMEALELYKEETRKMEEHKYACANAGKELHPPKPNPILVAYGNVSPSRHVLDVIKKVRSSELEVSLLVLPFPYVPELLRLFSSYIKDGLEVELVCRCLFFLLKIHFGQISSNQMLLSVIDELRTNTLSKVCEIRDVMGFNSAALQFLQREIESKEDVMFFAEATGQLKDKKKRRRKRERAILTIA from the exons ATGGGGTTGACCAAGCAGTACCTGCGCTATGCCGCCAGCGCAGTGTTTGGAGTCATCGGCAGCCAGAAAGCCAACATTGCGTACGTGACCCtcagagggggagaaaaggggCGCTACGTTGCTGTGGCTGCATGTGAACAGGTGTTCATCTGGGATGTTCGAAAGGGAGAGAAG GTCCTCATCCTGCAGGGACTGAAACATGAGGTGACCTTCCTCTGTCCTTCACCCGATGGCATCCACATCGCTGTGGGATACGAAGATGGTGCTGTGAGAATCTTTAGCTTGCTCAATGGTGAGAGCAACGTCTCTTTCAATGGCCACAAGTCTGCTGTTAGCGTTATACGCTATGACAAGCTCGGAGCTCGGCTTGTCACAGGTTCCAAG GACACCGATGTGATCGTGTGGGACATCATCAATGAGTGTGGGTTGTACAGACTCAAAGGTCACAAAGACGTCATCACTGAGGCCTTGTTCCTTAAAGACAAGAACCTCCTGGTCACAAG CTCTAAGGACAGTTTTGTGAAGTGGTGGGACCTGGACACACAGCACTGCTTCAAGACCATGGTGGGCCATCGCAGTGAG gtgtgGGGCATGGCGCTGCTGAACCAGGAGAACAGGCTGTTAACAGGATCAGCAGACAGTGAACTTCGAGCATGGGACATCAGCTacctggaggag GAGAAAGCTGAGGGTGAGCCCAAAGTGAAGAAGGGCAAATCTCTGCtggatgatgacgatgatgaagacAGCGAGGAGGGCGTGGATGAAAGTCTTGAGGAG cgGATTTTGCGTTGTAAGAAAGCCGGCTCTATCCTGAGAGAGGCCCGAGACAGAGTCGTCTCACTGACAGCAGACGCCAAGGCCAGAGTCATCGCCTGCCAT GGCAATGATTCTGTCCTGGAGCTCTTCACTgtgctgtcagaggaggaagtgcagaagaaaatgacaaagaagCTGAAGAAAGCCAAAAAGAAGGCAGCCAA AGCTCAGGAAGATGCAGGCGAGGAGGCAGCAGAGCCGGTGGTGGAGAGGATGCTGAAGGACGAGATCATCAGACTGACAAACATCAAGGCCTCCGCCAAGATCAG ATGGGCCGAGTGCCTGTCCTGTGCAGGTGGTGAGCTGAAGgtggcgctgctgctgcagaacaacACCATTGAGACCTACAGCCTGAAGACTTCAGACAAGACCCCTGTGGCCAATAAGACCGCTCGCCTCACGCTCGGAGGCCACCGCACCGATGTGCGCACGCTGGCCTTCAGCTCGGACAACCTGGCCATCCTCTCCGCCTCCGGGGACACCGTCAAAGTTTGGAACAG GTCGACTCTGCAAGTGGTTCGCACGATGGCCTGTGAATATgccctctgctccctctttgtgcctggagacagacagatcaTTCTGGGAACGAAG AGTGGGAAGCTGCAGATCTTCGAGCTGGCCTCAGGAAGCCTGCTGGAGACTGTGGACGCCCACGATGGAGCCCTGTGGTCTCTGTGTCTCGCCCCAGACCAG AGGGGGATTGTGACAGGAAGTGCAGATAAGACGGTGAAGTTCTGGGACTTTGAGCTGATAAAGGACCAAGGGACTGGCCAGAA gAGGCTGACggtgaaacacacacgcactctgcagctggaggaagacGTTCTGTGTGTGAAGTTCTCCCCTGACCACCGACTGCTGGCTGTGTCTCTGTTGGACTGCACCGTCAAGATCttctacacagacacactcaag TTCTTCTTGTCTCTGTATGGACACAAGCTGCCTGTACTCTGTCTGGACATCTCACAT GATAGCACGCTCATCGCCACTGGCTCCGCTGACAGGAACGTGAAGATCTGGGGTTTGGACTTCGGCGACTGTCACCGCTCCATGTTCGCTCATGACGACAG CGTCATGTTCCTCCAGTTCGTCCCGAAGACTCATCTCTTCTACACAGCAGGGAAGGACAAGAAGATTAAACAGTGGGACGCTGACAAGTTTGAGCACATCCAGACGCTGGAG GGCCATCATCGGGAGGTCTGGTGTCTGACCATCAGCCCCAACGGTGACCACATTGTGTCGTCATCTCACGACAAATCCCTGCGCCTGTGGGAGAGGACCAGGGAGCCCATCATCCTGGAGGAGGAACGGGAGATG gagagagaagcagagttTGAGGAGAGCCTGGCCAAAGGAGACGCTCCTGTG GTACCCGGAGAGACGGAAGGAGAGGCAGCACCAGCCGGCAAGAAGACCGTAGAGACAGTCAAAGCT GCTGAACGAATCATGGAGGCCCTGGAACTTTACAaagaggaaaccaggaagatggaggagcatAAATATGCTTGTGCCAACGCAGGCAAAGAG ctgCATCCACCAAAACCCAATCCTATCCTCGTGGCTTATGGAAACGTCTCG ccGTCCCGCCACGTTTTAGATGTCATCAAGAAGGTCAGATCGAG TGAGCTGGAGGTTTCTCTGCTGGTCTTACCGTTCCCTTACGTCCCTGAACTGTTGAGGCTGTTCAGCAGCTACATCAAGGACGGcctggaggtggagctggtcTGCCGCtgcctcttcttccttctcaa GATCCACTTTGGTCAGATCTCCAGTAACcagatgctgctgtctgtcataGACGAGCTACGGACCAATACTCTCTCAAAAGTGTGCGAAATCAGA GACGTGATGGGCTTTAACAGCGCCGCGCTGCAGTTCCTCCAGCGGGAGATCGAGAGCAAAGAGGACGTGATGTTCTTCGCTGAAGCCACAGGCCAActgaaggacaagaagaagaggaggaggaagagggagcgGGCCATCCTGACCATCGCCTGA